AATTCCATTTTCCTTACTATATTGAATGTTGTCTTTCTCAGAATACGCAGTATCCCCAATAACCGTTTCAATTTCCATTCCTGCATCTATACTTTTCTCAACAAGTGTCTGTAGCTCTTTTCCATCATTTTTTTCTCCGGTTGTAATCGTTGCGGCTGTAATAATTCGCTCTTCACTCATCGCCAGATGAGTTTTATAGCCAAAGAATGATGAGTCAGCTGCTTTGTGTCCGACTTTGGCATCTAGATCATTCATGGACTGTAGCTGTTCGATATCATCTGCAACGGCTTCTTTCAGGAGATTAAGATGTTCCTTGACTTTTGGATACTCTAAAAGGCTTTCTTCCTTTTCAATCACTTCAATGAGCTCTTGGGAATAAGTAATCTCATCTTCAAGTAGATCATTGTTTGGCTTTACGGGGAATTTCTTCTTCATACTCTCGTTAATTTTATAAATTGCTTTTCTGAGGTTTTTGGAGCGCTCCATTAGTATTTCTTTTGGAGTCATTTGATTATATCTCGCCTTTGTATGGGTGGCATCTACAATAATGGACTTGCTTTTAATAATCTCTTTCTCAATGGCAATCTCCACTGTCTTATTGATAAGCATGTCTAATAAGTTCATGTCTTTTAACCTAAGCTTACGAAACTTTGTCAAAGAACTTGAATCAATAACGGCTTCCTCCGGAGCCATATCCAAAAAATATTTGAAGGACATATCATATTTTGAACGCTCGATAATATCAACATCTGAAACATCATGAATGGTTTTCAAAAACAAATATTTAAACATGCGAATAGGATCTATCGCATTCCGCCCATTATCTAGACAATATTTATCCTTTAATTCTTCGTAAATAAAAGAAAAGTCAATTAGATCCTTAATTCTTCGTAACATATTATCCTGAGGAACGACGATATCATATAGAGCCACATATGGACTAAACATCATTGTTTGTTGTTTTTGTATCATTGGAAACCACCCACTTATATTTATAATTTTAATTATAAAGTAAAAAAGGTAGAAAAGTTCACCTAAGTGAATCTTTCTACCTTTTACTTGGACTTTTTCAGTGGCCTCACAGAGAGTAGGATCTTTCTCAACCTTACCCATCCATAGTGAGCTTTATAAAAATGATCTAATTAGCATTACACATTAAAACGGAAGTGAATAACGTCTCCGTCTTTTACAATATAGTCTTTTCCTTCTAAGCGAACTTTTCCTGCTTCACGTGCAGCACCCATTGTTTTTGCAGCTAATAAGTCATCATAAGAAACGGTTTCAGCACGGATGAAGCCTCGTTCGAAGTCTGTGTGGATGATTCCAGCACATTGAGGAGCCTTCATGCCTTTTTTAAATGTCCATGCGCGAACTTCTTGTTCACCAGCAGTGAAGTAAGTAGCAAGGCCAAGAAGATTGTATGAAGCTTTGATTAATTGATCAAGACCTGACTCTTCAATGCCAAGCTCTTCTAGGAACATTTCTTTTTCTTCCCCTTCAAGCTCAGCAATTTCAGATTCGATTTTTGCACAAACTACGATAACCTCAGCATTTTCGCCTGCAGCAAATTCACGAACTTGTTGAACATACGGGTTGTTAGAAGGATCAGCAACTTCCTCTTCACTAACATTAGCAACATATAAAATTGGTTTGATTGTTAACAAATGTAGTTGTTTTGCATATTTAAGCTGCTCTTCATTGAATTCTACTGCACGAGCAGGCTTTTCACTTTCAAAGGCTTCTTTTAACATTGATAAAATTTCATGTTCAAAAACAGCTGTTTTTTCTTTTTGTTTAGCAAGCTTTGCTACACGGTCGATACGTTTATCAACTGTCTCTAAGTCTGCTAATATCAATTCAAGGTTGATTGTTTCAATATCTGAAATAGGATCAACTTTTCCTGATACGTGTGTAATATTTTCGTCAGCAAAGCAACGTACAACATGACAAATTGCATCCACTTGGCGAATATGTGAAAGGAATTTGTTTCCTAAACCTTCACCCTTACTAGCACCTTTTACAATTCCTGCGATATCAGTGAATTCAAATGCTGTTGGAATAGTTTTCTTTGGGTTAACTAATTCAGTCAGTTTTTGTAAACGTTCATCCGGTACTTCTACAATTCCTACGTTAGGATCTATTGTACAGAATGGATAGTTTGCTGATTCAGCACCAGCTTGTGTAATTGCGTTAAATAAAGTAGATTTCCCTACGTTAGGAAGGCCTACAATTCCAGCAGTTAATGCCATTTTTCCCACTCCTCTATT
This genomic stretch from Metabacillus sp. B2-18 harbors:
- a CDS encoding IS1182 family transposase gives rise to the protein MIQKQQTMMFSPYVALYDIVVPQDNMLRRIKDLIDFSFIYEELKDKYCLDNGRNAIDPIRMFKYLFLKTIHDVSDVDIIERSKYDMSFKYFLDMAPEEAVIDSSSLTKFRKLRLKDMNLLDMLINKTVEIAIEKEIIKSKSIIVDATHTKARYNQMTPKEILMERSKNLRKAIYKINESMKKKFPVKPNNDLLEDEITYSQELIEVIEKEESLLEYPKVKEHLNLLKEAVADDIEQLQSMNDLDAKVGHKAADSSFFGYKTHLAMSEERIITAATITTGEKNDGKELQTLVEKSIDAGMEIETVIGDTAYSEKDNIQYSKENGIKLVSKLNPSITQGTRKKEDEFEFNKDAGMYVCKAGHMAVRKARQGKKGVGKNQVDTYYFNVEKCKRCPFREGCYKEGAKSKTYSVSLKSDQHSSQAQFQKSVYFKEKSKERYKIEAKNSELKHRHGYNVAKSSGLISMELQGAMAIFTVNIKRILKLLG
- the ychF gene encoding redox-regulated ATPase YchF, with product MALTAGIVGLPNVGKSTLFNAITQAGAESANYPFCTIDPNVGIVEVPDERLQKLTELVNPKKTIPTAFEFTDIAGIVKGASKGEGLGNKFLSHIRQVDAICHVVRCFADENITHVSGKVDPISDIETINLELILADLETVDKRIDRVAKLAKQKEKTAVFEHEILSMLKEAFESEKPARAVEFNEEQLKYAKQLHLLTIKPILYVANVSEEEVADPSNNPYVQQVREFAAGENAEVIVVCAKIESEIAELEGEEKEMFLEELGIEESGLDQLIKASYNLLGLATYFTAGEQEVRAWTFKKGMKAPQCAGIIHTDFERGFIRAETVSYDDLLAAKTMGAAREAGKVRLEGKDYIVKDGDVIHFRFNV